In Cryptomeria japonica unplaced genomic scaffold, Sugi_1.0 HiC_scaffold_566, whole genome shotgun sequence, a single genomic region encodes these proteins:
- the LOC131872349 gene encoding L-type lectin-domain containing receptor kinase IX.1-like — translation MAELCHAPSSLLFFSCVAASFFFMSHAGNLSFAFPPTLNFMLETDAYFEGDKVIQLTKNLSYSVGWAAYNKSVPLWDNSSRALANFSTHFQFSIGTGNNSQSAFGDGVAFFLAPLDLEQALNTSGGGFGLFNTTDSSESFSPVFAVEFDTYKNPWDPDDNHVGIDVNGVLSQVNFSPERVGYIYSGPCDENLKNGKLWHAWVDYDGEAKRLQVFILCNPNSASVSKPSIPILSYDIDLRNNLPPNIKVGLSASTGNAIERHTVISWNFSCEYSWGISAAALPNNPSIGNPAHEKNNSNPVKVNLISVFCSVVALCFLMFLGWRWKVRESIRRSDEVEESDTELDEWFSQGPRRFSYAELSAATRNFSEDEKLGQGGFGSVYKGILPGTGEMVAVKRISQGSKQGRKEYVSEVTIISKLRHRNLVQLLGWCHQKGELLLVYEYLPKGSLDKYIYGEEEDTLDWDRRYSIACDIASALVYLHEEWDQRVIHRDVKASNVMLDSNFNAKLGDFGLARVVERDQVVSHTTVVAGTLGYLAPECVITGKTGPEADVYSFGAVTLEIACGRRPFDSTLLEHNCRLVEWVWDLYGQGKLSDAVDGKLRGNCNSEEMDLLMLVGLLCSHPNPMSRPTMREVIKILKSEVELPYVPLDLPVAVYNNQPLRLDVTSSALQSSLLNEMLSSLNASVLSPYTASSGSVILSSTGLQYL, via the coding sequence atggccGAGCTCTGTCATGCTCCTTCTTCCCTCCTCTTCTTTTCCTGTGTTGCTGCTTCTTTCTTTTTTATGTCACATGCAGGAAATCTTAGCTTTGCATTCCCTCCCACCTTGAATTTTATGCTTGAAACTGATGCCTATTTTGAAGGAGACAAGGTCATTCAACTGACCAAGAACCTATCCTATAGCGTAGGCTGGGCAGCTTACAATAAATCGGTTCCACTTTGGGACAACTCCTCTCGAGCTCTGGCGAATTTCTCTACCCACTTTCAATTCAGTATCGGGACGGGCAATAATAGTCAAAGCGCTTTCGGAGACGGAGTTGCTTTCTTCTTGGCGCCTCTTGACTTGGAACAGGCCTTGAACACTTCTGGCGGAGGGTTTGGCTTGTTTAATACGACAGACTCCAGTGAATCATTCAGTCCAGTGTTTGCCGTGGAATTTGACACTTACAAAAATCCATGGGATCCTGATGACAACCATGTTGGAATTGACGTCAATGGTGTTCTTTCCCAGGTAAACTTTTCGCCTGAAAGGGTGGGTTATATATACTCCGGTCCGTGTGATGAAAATCTCAAGAATGGAAAGCTATGGCACGCGTGGGTGGATTATGATGGGGAAGCAAAGAGGCTGCAAGTGTTTATCCTCTGTAATCCCAATAGCGCTAGTGTTTCTAAACCTTCAATCCCAATCTTATCTTATGATATAGATCTGCGCAACAATCTCCCACCAAACATCAAGGTTGGCCTCTCGGCTTCCACCGGAAATGCAATAGAGAGACATACTGTAATATCTTGGAATTTTTCTTGTGAGTATTCGTGGGGTATCTCAGCTGCTGCTCTTCCAAATAACCCTTCCATAGGAAATCCTGCACACGAAAAGAACAACAGCAATCCTGTCAAAGTTAATCTAATATCGGTGTTCTGTAGCGTTGTGGCTTTGTGTTTTTTGATGTTCCTTGGCTGGCGGTGGAAGGTCAGAGAGAGCATTCGCCGGAGTGACGAAGTTGAAGAAAGCGATACGGAGTTGGACGAATGGTTTTCTCAGGGGCCCCGAAGATTCTCCTACGCCGAGCTCAGTGCTGCGACAAGAAACTTCAGCGAAGATGAAAAGCTTGGGCAAGGCGGTTTCGGTAGCGTCTACAAAGGCATCCTACCCGGCACGGGAGAGATGGTGGCTGTAAAGAGAATATCCCAAGGCTCCAAGCAAGGAAGAAAGGAGTACGTCTCGGAGGTTACCATAATCAGTAAACTCAGACACCGTAACCTTGTGCAGCTTTTAGGATGGTGCCATCAAAAGGGAGAGTTACTACTGGTCTACGAATACCTGCCGAAGGGGAGTCTGGATAAATATAtatatggagaggaggaggataCTCTGGATTGGGATCGAAGGTATAGTATTGCCTGTGATATAGCATCAGCTCTTGTTTATCTGCACGAAGAATGGGATCAGCGTGTTATTCACAGAGACGTGAAGGCAAGCAACGTAATGTTGGATTCCAATTTTAACGCCAAGCTGGGGGATTTTGGTTTGGCAAGAGTGGTAGAGCGTGACCAGGTGGTCTCCCATACGACCGTGGTGGCGGGTACGCTGGGGTATTTAGCCCCTGAGTGCGTCATAACGGGGAAGACAGGTCCAGAGGCGGATGTGTACAGCTTTGGGGCGGTTACACTGGAAATTGCCTGCGGAAGGCGGCCCTTTGATAGCACACTTCTTGAACATAATTGCAGATTGGTAGAATGGGTTTGGGATCTGTATGGACAGGGAAAGCTTTCAGATGCGGTGGATGGAAAACTTAGAGGCAATTGCAATTCTGAGGAAATGGACCTGCTGATGTTGGTGGGGCTGCTGTGTTCTCATCCAAACCCCATGTCAAGACCTACAATGAGAGAGGTGATAAAGATACTGAAAAGTGAAGTAGAATTGCCATATGTTCCTCTGGATTTGCCGGTTGCTGTGTACAATAATCAGCCTCTTCGTCTTGATGTGACGTCATCCGCACTCCAGTCGTCCCTTTTGAATGAAATGTTGTCGTCGCTGAATGCGTCAGTTTTATCGCCATATACGGCATCAAGTGGCTCAGTCATATTGTCTAGCACAGGACTTCAGTATCTCTAA